The following proteins are encoded in a genomic region of Gossypium hirsutum isolate 1008001.06 chromosome D05, Gossypium_hirsutum_v2.1, whole genome shotgun sequence:
- the LOC107903832 gene encoding pentatricopeptide repeat-containing protein At1g79080, chloroplastic — MATLINSISFLTNPSPETTRRPSGFFYQIANLHYFSLSKGFSKVLATTQITISPKDSVFTLPNWKTGKSDSKSRELRLSDAYFHMEYMVGKGQKPDVVQATQLLYDLCKVNKMKKSIRVMEMMVDSGIIPDAASYTFLVNHLCKRGNVGHAMQLVEKMEAHGYPTNTVTYNSLVRGLCMHGNLKQSLQLLDRLIQKGLVPNEFTYSFLLEAAYKEKGVNEATKLLDEIIAKGGKPNLVSYNVLLTGLCKEGRTDEAIRFFRDLPAKGFNPNVVSYNIVLRNLCYEGRWKEANELLAEMDGDDRSPSVVTYNILIGSLALHGRTYHAMDVLDEMIRGRFKVSATSYNPIISQLCQEEKVDLVVKCLDQMIYRRCKPNEGTYNAIAVLCEQGMVQEAFSIFQSLASKQSSSPNDFYKSVISSLCRKGNTYPAFQLLYEMTKSGFTPDSYTYSSLIRGLCLEGMLQAAMQIFMVMEESNFKPDVDNFNALILGFCKSHRTDLSLKVFEMLIEKGYMPNETTYTILVEGIAHEGQMELAAQVLKELHMREVVSQHVVERLIMQYNLSAIDNF, encoded by the coding sequence ATGGCAACTTTAATCAACTCTATATCTTTTTTGACAAACCCGTCACCTGAAACGACAAGGAGACCATCTGGTTTCTTTTACCAAATCGCGAACCTTCATTATTTTTCACTCAGCAAGGGCTTTTCCAAGGTTTTAGCCACTACCCAGATCACAATTTCTCCTAAAGATTCTGTTTTTACTTTACCCAACTGGAAGACTGGGAAGAGTGACAGTAAAAGTAGGGAACTTAGGCTTAGCGATGCATATTTTCACATGGAATATATGGTGGGGAAGGGACAGAAGCCTGATGTAGTTCAAGCTACTCAGCTGTTGTATGATTTATGCAAGGTTAATAAGATGAAAAAGTCTATTAGAGTGATGGAGATGATGGTTGATTCTGGTATCATACCTGATGCAGCTTCGTATACATTCTTGGTGAATCATTTGTGCAAGCGAGGAAATGTTGGGCATGCAATGCAGTTAGTGGAAAAAATGGAGGCTCATGGTTATCCAACTAATACTGTTACTTATAACTCTTTAGTTAGAGGTCTTTGTATGCATGGAAACTTGAAGCAAAGCTTGCAGCTTTTGGATAGGTTAATACAAAAAGGACTAGTTCCCAATGAATTCACTTATTCTTTCTTGCTTGAAGCTGCTTATAAGGAAAAAGGTGTAAATGAAGCAACGAAGCTTTTGGATGAGATCATTGCCAAAGGTGGGAAGCCTAATTTGGTTAGTTACAATGTTTTGTTGACTGGGTTGTGCAAGGAAGGGAGGACTGATGAAGCTATTAGGTTCTTCAGAGATTTGCCTGCTAAAGGATTTAATCCAAATGTTGTGAGCTATAACATAGTGTTAAGGAATTTGTGTTACGAGGGCCGGTGGAAAGAAGCAAATGAGCTTTTGGCGGAGATGGATGGTGACGATCGTTCTCCTTCTGTAGTTACTTACAATATTTTGATTGGTTCTCTTGCCCTCCATGGCAGGACTTACCATGCTATGGATGTTTTAGATGAAATGATTAGAGGACGTTTTAAAGTCAGTGCTACAAGTTATAACCCGAtaatctctcaactttgccaaGAGGAGAAGGTGGATCTTGTGGTTAAGTGTCTAGACCAGATGATCTATAGACGTTGTAAACCTAATGAAGGAACATATAATGCTATTGCTGTGCTGTGTGAGCAGGGAATGGTGCAAGAGGCATTCTCCATATTTCAAAGCCTTGCGAGCAAACAAAGTTCCTCTCCGAATGATTTCTACAAGAGTGTAATTTCTAGTTTATGCAGAAAAGGGAACACATATCCAGCATTTCAGCTTTTATATGAAATGACCAAGTCTGGCTTCACTCCAGACTCGTACACTTATTCCTCACTAATCAGAGGATTGTGCTTGGAGGGAATGCTGCAAGCAGCAATGCAGATTTTCATGGTAATGGAAGAAAGTAACTTTAAGCCTGATGTTGACAATTTCAATGCCCTTATATTAGGATTCTGCAAATCCCACAGAACTGATCTCTCCTTGAAGGTTTTCGAGATGTTGATAGAGAAAGGCTATATGCCTAACGAGACAACGTATACCATACTTGTGGAAGGGATTGCTCATGAAGGACAAATGGAGCTGGCAGCACAAGTATTGAAGGAGTTGCATATGAGAGAAGTTGTTAGTCAACATGTTGTAGAAAGGCTTATAATGCAGTACAACCTTTCTGCCATTGATAACTTTTGA